The Salinibaculum sp. SYNS191 genome has a window encoding:
- a CDS encoding methytransferase partner Trm112, with product MKEELMEILCCPVDKHDLELDVGERDGEEILTGELVCTECGESYPIEDGIPNLLPPDMRDEAPA from the coding sequence ATGAAAGAGGAACTGATGGAGATTCTCTGCTGTCCGGTGGACAAACACGACCTCGAACTCGACGTGGGCGAACGCGACGGCGAGGAGATTCTGACGGGCGAACTCGTCTGCACGGAGTGTGGCGAGTCCTACCCCATCGAGGACGGCATCCCGAACCTCCTGCCGCCGGACATGCGCGACGAAGCCCCAGCCTGA
- a CDS encoding DUF7524 family protein: protein MPDELAVHVSRHDLHAIEIPDAFETDGSFDVVLVNHGPSLHVHLHLDDSLSDVARLDANNHYVEGDASRAVRITVDTDSLPDDGVFGKLKVVSAYGSETRWVDVQLSSPTPAGTPVEVDESLSKPPDSDRTESRTPTFEGPELPVLALGGLALAVALLAAVLVQDTLVTVGAAAVFGGVLVALYVLVSG from the coding sequence GTGCCCGACGAGCTCGCCGTCCACGTCAGCCGTCACGACCTCCACGCCATCGAGATTCCGGACGCGTTCGAGACCGACGGCTCCTTCGACGTGGTGCTCGTCAACCACGGCCCCTCGCTGCACGTCCACCTCCACCTCGACGATTCGCTCTCGGACGTGGCTCGCCTCGACGCAAACAACCACTACGTCGAGGGCGACGCGAGCCGGGCCGTCCGCATCACCGTAGACACCGACAGCCTGCCCGACGACGGGGTCTTCGGGAAGCTGAAAGTCGTCTCCGCGTACGGTTCCGAGACCCGCTGGGTCGACGTCCAGCTCTCGTCACCGACGCCCGCCGGGACGCCGGTCGAAGTCGACGAGTCGCTGTCGAAGCCACCGGATTCTGACCGGACGGAGTCGAGAACGCCGACCTTCGAGGGCCCGGAACTCCCGGTGCTCGCGCTGGGCGGTCTCGCGCTCGCCGTTGCCCTACTCGCTGCCGTCCTCGTCCAGGATACGCTGGTGACCGTCGGGGCGGCGGCCGTCTTCGGGGGCGTCCTCGTCGCGCTCTACGTCCTCGTCAGCGGGTAG